A DNA window from Gasterosteus aculeatus chromosome 16, fGasAcu3.hap1.1, whole genome shotgun sequence contains the following coding sequences:
- the rap2aa gene encoding ras-related protein Rap-2a: MREYKVVVLGSGGVGKSALTVQFVTGTFIEKYDPTIEDFYRKEIEVDSSPSVLEILDTAGTEQFASMRDLYIKNGQGFILVYSLVNQQSFQDIKPMRDQIIRVKRYEKVPVILVGNKVDLESEREVSSSEGQALAEEWGCPFMETSAKSKTMVDELFAEIVRQMDYAAQPDKDDPCCSSCTIQ; the protein is encoded by the exons ATGCGCGAGTACAAGGTGGTGGTGCTGGGCAGCGGTGGGGTCGGAAAGTCCGCCCTCACCGTGCAGTTCGTCACCGGGACTTTCATCGAGAAGTACGACCCCACCATAGAGGATTTCTACCGCAAGGAGATCGAGGTGGACTCCTCGCCCTCCGTGCTGGAGATCCTCGACACCGCCGGCACCGAGCAGTTCGCCTCCATGCGGGACCTTTACATCAAAAACGGTCAAGGGTTCATCCTGGTCTACAGCCTGGTCAACCAGCAGAGCTTCCAGGACATCAAGCCGATGAGGGATCAGATCATCAGAGTGAAAAG GTACGAGAAGGTTCCCGTGATCCTGGTGGGGAACAAGGTGGACCTGGAAAGCGAGAGGGAGGTGTCGTCCAGCGAAGGCCAGGCCCTGGCCGAGGAGTGGGGGTGCCCCTTCATGGAGACCTCGGCCAAGAGCAAAACCATGGTGGACGAACTGTTCGCCGAGATCGTTCGGCAGATGGACTACGCCGCCCAGCCGGACAAGGACGACCCTTGCTGCTCCTCTTGCACTATACAATAg